A single genomic interval of Lathyrus oleraceus cultivar Zhongwan6 chromosome 7, CAAS_Psat_ZW6_1.0, whole genome shotgun sequence harbors:
- the LOC127104077 gene encoding uncharacterized protein LOC127104077: protein MDRSWMQKNRLSEEYKKGVLEFLKFAETNLPESNGRFHCPCAKCVNIAPLEAHIVWEHLGVNGICQNYTKWIWHGELSDAPKASPKEEFDVEMGDRLEDMIRDIGQDSFQRANIHDTLCNDSKIPLYPNCKNFTRLSAVLRLFNLKAINSWTDKSFTQLLELLKEMLPEENMLPNRAYEAKKILCPMGIEYKKIHACPNDCILYWKDNEEKEKCPKCMTSRYKKKSDDEGCDVTTKGPPAKVLWYLPIIPRFKRLFGNLNDAKNIRWHAEERKCDGKIRHPADSLQWKKVDTLFPDFGIEPRNLRLGLSTDGMNPYGSLSSNHSSWPVLLIIYNLSPWLCMKRKHVMLSMMISGPKQPGNDIDVYLSPLIDDLRKLWDEGIDVFDSFSNETFKLRAMLFCTINDFPAYGNLSGYKVKGHKACPICEKDTCYHQLEKEKKTVYLGHRRFLNHNHPYRRLKKAFNGYQEYKVAPKALTGEEVYHRNFNKLFGFLDPNRILVHTKPAEVIQTYIQNKLDGEPKKCYLGPLLNSNHWQLFVICPEDNIIFWFCSLNRSPKKNIKVILEGALEGYHLLRGIKKKKPNWKNIMGHQQDNGWACGYYVMKNMFDIIDACIVERFNEIFTDTSSYEKESIDHIRQLWAQFFLQKVEEQENQEKKDLMTKQKRLKKTYI, encoded by the exons ATGGATCGTAGTTGGATGCAAAAAAATCGCCTATCCGAGGAGTATAAGAAAGGAGTGTTAGAGTTTTTGAAATTTGCTGAAACTAATCTTCCTGAAAGTAATGGAAGATTTCACTGTCCTTGTGCTAAGTGTGTAAATATTGCACCTTTAGAGGCTCACATCGTATGGGAACACTTAGGAGTTAACGGGATTTGTCAAAATTATACAAAGTGGATATGGCATGGTGAATTGTCTGACGCGCCAAAGGCCTCTCCTAAAGAAGAGTTTGATGTAGAGATGGGTGATCGTCTAGAAGATATGATCCGTGATATTGGACAAGACTCTTTTCAACGGGCAAATATACATGATACTCTTTGCAATGACAGTAAAATCCCTTTGTATCCAAATTGTAAAAACTTCACACGACTGTCGGCTGTGCTAAGATTGTTCAATTTGAAGGCGATTAATAGTTGGACAGATAAAAGCTTCACACAATTGTTAGAGTTGTTGAAGGAAATGTTACCGGAAGAAAACATGTTGCCGAACCGGGCCTATGAGGCAAAAAAGATATTATGTCCAATGGGTATAGAATATAAGAAAATACACGCATGCCCTAATGACTGCATATTGTATTGGAAAGATAATGAAGAGAAAGAAAAATGTCCCAAGTGCATGACATCACGCTATAAGAAGAAGAGTGATGATGAAGGTTGTGATGTGACCACAAAGGGTCCTCCAGCAAAGGTGTTATGGTACCTTCCAATTATTCCAAGGTTTAAGCGATTGTTTGGTAATTTAAATGATGCGAAGAATATTAGATGGCATGCAGAAGAAAGGAAGTGTGATGGAAAAATTCGGCATCCAGCCGACTCTTTGCAATGGAAGAAGGTTGATACTTTATTTCCAGACTTTGGCATTGAACCAAGAAACCTTAGGCTTGGACTTTCTACTGATGGAATGAATCCATATGGTAGTTTAAGTAGTAACCATAGTTCATGGCCCGTTCTCTTGATTATCTATAATTTATCTCCTTGGTTGTGCATGAAGAGGAAACATGTTATGTTATCTATGATGATTTCTGGACCAAAACAACCAGGAAATGACATAGATGTTTATCTAAGCCCGTTGATTGATGACTTAAGAAAGTTGTGGGATGAAGGAATTGATGTATTTGATAGTTTTTCAAATGAAACTTTCAAATTGCGGGCTATGTTATTTTGCACCATCAATGACTTTCCAGCTTATGGTAACTTGTCTGGTTATAAAGTTAAGGGGCATAAAGCATGCCCTATATGTGAAAAAGATACATGCTACCATCAATTAGAGAAAGAAAAAAAGACTGTTTACCTTGGACACCGAAGATTTCTTAATCATAATCACCCATATCGAAGATTGAAAAAGGCTTTTAATGGATATCAAGAGTATAAAGTTGCCCCAAAGGCCTTAACTGGAGAAGAAGTCTATCATCGG AATTTCAACAAACTATTTGGGTTTCTCGATCCAAATAGGATACTAGTTCACACAAAACCGGCCGAAGTTATTCAAACATACATACAAAATAAGTTGGATGGAGAGCCAAAAAAATGTTATTTAGGACCATTGCTAAATAG CAATCACTGGCAATTGTTTGTCATTTGTCCTGAAGATAatattattttttggttttgttcaTTAAACAGATCTCCTAAGAAAAATATTAAGGTCATATTGGAGGG AGCTCTAGAAGGTTATCATTTATTAAGAGGTATTAAGAAGAAGAAGCCTAATTGGAAGAATATTATG GGGCATCAACAAGATAACGGATGGGCATGTGGATATTATGTCAtgaaaaatatgtttgacattATTGATGCTTGTATTGTTGAAAGATTCAATGAG ATATTCACAGACACCTCATCATATGAAAAAGAGTCAATTGATCACATCCGACAACTTTGGGCTCAATTCTTTTTGCAAAAGGTTGAAGAGCAAGAGAACCAGGAAAAGAAAGATTTAATGACAAAACAGAAGCGATTAAAAAAAACTTATATATAG
- the LOC127105155 gene encoding external alternative NAD(P)H-ubiquinone oxidoreductase B3, mitochondrial, whose translation MSWSSFYHTASRVFHEYPSWSKSVVVCTIISGGGLAAYSDTRSAYSDNGDQFPKKKVVVLGTGWAGTSFVKSMKNSSYDIHVVSPRNYFAFTPLLPSVTCGTVEARSIVEPIRNISRKSGLDVQFSEAECYKIDPKNNKVYCRASHDKKLGGTEEFSLDYDYLVIAMGARSNTFNTPGVEEHAYFLKEVEDAQRIRHKVINLFERASLPCVPVEEKKRLLSFVIVGGGPTGVEFAAELYDFVHEDLSKLYPSLKDHVKITLLEAGYHILNMFDKRITEFAEEKFKRDGIDVKLGSMVVKVGEKEISSKERGSGEVATLPHGMVVWSTGIGARPEVVDFMKQLGQINRRALVTDEWLRVEGCDNIYALGDCATINQRKVMEDIAVIFSKADKENTGMLDLKEFQNVVGDIIERYPQVDIYLKSQMKDMASLLSKSQESPTTVVDIEYFKQALSKVDSQMKNLPATAQVAAQQGTYLADCFNRMELCERYPEGPLRFRGTGRHRFRAFRYKHFGQFAPLGGEQTAAQLPGDWVSIGHSSQWLWYSVYASKQVSWRTKALVIADWGRRFLFGRDSSQI comes from the exons ATGAGTTGGTCTTCCTTTTATCACACAGCCTCGAGGGTTTTTCATGAGTATCCATCCTGGTCTAAGTCTGTTGTTGTATGCACTATCATCAG TGGGGGAGGTCTAGCTGCATATAGTGATACCAGATCAGCATATAGTGATAATGGTGACCAGTTCCCAAAAAAGAAGGTGGTGGTTCTTGGAACTGGTTGGGCTGGAACTAGTTTTGTGAAAAGCATGAAAAACTCCTCCTATGATATTCATGTTGTTTCACCGCGTAACTATTTTGCATTCACTCCTTTGTTACCGAGTGTCACTTGTGGCACGGTGGAGGCACGAAGCATCGTTGAACCTATCCGAAATATCAGCAGAAAG AGTGGTTTAGATGTTCAATTCAGTGAAGCTGAGTGCTATAAGATTGATCCAAAGAACAACAAAGTTTACTGCAGAGCTAGTCATGACAAAAAGCTTGGTGGCACAGAAGAATTTTCACTTGATTATGATTACTTAGTAATAGCTATGGGAGCTCGTTCTAATACATTTAATACACCTGGTGTTGAGGAACATGCCTACTTCTTGAAG GAAGTGGAAGATGCTCAAAGAATCCGGCACAAAGTGATTAACCTTTTTGAAAGAGCAAGCCTTCCTTGTGTACCGGTGGAAGAGAAGAAAAGGCTTCTCAGTTTTGTAATTGTTGGTGGTGGTCCAACTGGTGTAGAGTTTGCAGCAGAGCTATATGATTTTGTGCATGAAGATCTGTCAAAGTTATATCCTTCTCTTAAAGACCATGTCAAGATTACTCTCCTCGAGGCTGGTTATCATATCTTAAACAT GTTTGACAAGAGAATAACCGAATTTGCTGAAGAAAAGTTCAAAAGAGATGGAATTGATGTGAAATTAGGATCTATGGTTGTGAAAGTTGGTGAAAAAGAAATCTCATCAAAAGAAAGAGGAAGTGGTGAAGTTGCTACATTACCTCATGGGATGGTAGTTTGGTCCACCGGTATCGGTGCTCGTCCTGAAGTAGTTGATTTTATGAAGCAACTTGGTCAG ATTAACAGACGTGCATTGGTGACCGATGAATGGCTGAGGGTGGAAGGGTGCGACAACATCTATGCTCTAGGTGATTGTGCGACTATTAATCAACGTAAAGTTATG GAAGATATAGCCGTGATATTTAGCAAAGCAGACAAGGAAAATACCGGTATGTTAGATCTTAAAGAATTTCAAAACGTTGTTGGAGATATTATTGAGAGGTATCCACAAGTGGACATTTATTTAAAAAGTCAAATGAAAGACATGGCTTCTTTGCTAAGTAAATCTCAGGAAAGCCCTACTACAGTTGTGGACATTGAATACTTTAAACAAGCTCTTTCCAAGGTTGATTCTCAGATGAAAAATCTTCCCGCAACAGCTCAG GTAGCTGCTCAACAAGGAACCTATCTCGCAGACTGTTTCAATCGTATGGAATTGTGTGAGAGGTATCCGGAAGGCCCTCTAAGGTTTAGAGGAACAGGACGCCATCGGTTTCGTGCTTTCAG GTACAAGCATTTTGGACAATTTGCTCCTCTTGGCGGAGAACAAACTGCGGCTCAGCTTCCAGGAGATTGGGTTTCAATTGGTCATAGCAGTCAGTGGTTGTGGTATTCAGTATATGCAAG CAAACAAGTCAGCTGGAGAACAAAGGCTTTGGTGATAGCTGATTGGGGAAGACGATTCCTATTTGGCAGAGACTCAAGTCAAATCTGA